A stretch of DNA from Candidatus Melainabacteria bacterium:
CACTGTCAGTCCGTACACAGACACAAAAATCATCAGCATCTCGAGAAGGACTGGAAGTCAGTGGTATCAAAAGGACATCGTCGAGCCTGGCGTTGTTGTAGTCGTTTGAAACAATCACACCTGGTCTGCGTTTATTACGCGTGACACCATCTACCATCGTCGGATAGGAAACGAGAACAACGTCGCCCTTTTTGTAAGACTGCATGAAATTGTCGTCCCTTTGTACACGTCTATATTACACTCAGACGGTTTCGATTCACTGACTTTACGCCGTTAAAGGCGCTTTATCGGTTTGCTCGAAAATGGGTAAATAGTAGGTTCACGAATCCTTCACCGGGATAAGATTGAATATAGCAATGAGCCAATCACCTCAACGAAGATCAAGCCGGAGGAGCGCGAAAGGCGCGTCGATCATACTCGTCGCTCTCTGCGCCATCGGTTTAATAGCTCTGATCTGGATTGCCTTTCAATTGATGCTCGTCATGGGTGGTTCGCGGGAAGTTCGCAACGCAGTCGATACAGCAGTTTTGAACGTCGGCAAGCATGCCATCGACGTGGAGATGCCGGCGAGCGGAAACTTTGCCGACGTCGCAAACAGCGACGGCTCTGTCAGCATCAGCAATCTCTGTCGCGTCTGGGGAAAGGCTTTCATCATTAATGCTAATGCGGCCGACATGATAAGCGAAGGTACCGCAAACAGCGATACACAAACCAGTGCGCAGAACGCTTACTTAGAAGCGCAATCGATGAACAATGGATTGTCGGCCATGCTGCAAGACAAAAACACATTCAAAAATCATTTCAACTCCATCGCACAAAGCGCTCCAGCGAAATTGCTGGGACAAAATGCCGTTGTCCAGGATGCGCCTTCTATTTCGACGTGGTCGACAGCAATGATGGATAAAGGCTCCGAAAGCAATTTGTATTTCAATCCGACTCAGCTGCCACCAGGTGCAGGAGCCAATTTCAGCAACATCGACAAAGGCGGCAGATCCTATTTCCGCGGATACACCGCGATGACAGTGAACGGCAAAGACTTCTATCTACCTTCCTTCCGGCTCGGGGAAATGCCGCATCTCGTTTCTGCCAAAACGTTCAAACAGAATCTGACCAGTCAATTAGGTTCAGCCGCTCCAATTCCAAATGCATTTGAGGAATCGGGCATCATTTCGGAAGGAAGCACGACACTGACAGCCAACGCCTGTGCTCAAGCCAACCCGCAACGGCAATGGGGACTGGCTATTCCACACTCATTCGTTTGTATTGTATTCAGCAATCTTTCCCGGTGGTATCTGGACAAAAATCCAAACGATGGACAGTGGATGCTCAGGAAAGAAATCCCATATGGAACCCAACCCGGGCAGACTGTCTGGGGTCTCAAACAAGTGCGGCTTCGACCGCCACCCCCTGCGCCCGGTCCAAATGGCATCGGCGGTAAGATGGACGGTTACGCCTCACTGGGTAATGAATACAAAAATGCGGACGCCTGGGATGTTTTCAACGCGTTGCCTGGAGATCACCAGGCGCCTCTAAACAGACTCGTACAGAGGGTTAAGGAAATAGACCCTAACTTCACCCTTCAGAAGATGCAGAGTCTCATGCAAAGCGTCACCATACCTGTAACCGACAGGCCTTCGACGCGGCTCATTATCTATCCCAAATACAACGGGCCAAACTGTACCGAGCCCACCATGCAGATTGCCGTAGTGGGCTCGGGTGAGCTACCGGGCTGGATTCAAATGCCAATCTATTTCGACGGACAACAAAAAACAGTTTTGACTGAAAATCCGATGCAAGATGCGCCCAATACATGCTGGGATAACGTGGTCGGCGGAACCAGCCCCAGTTGTTACCATCACACCGAATACACAGGCAACGTGATCTGGGCACCAGGTACAGGCTTATATCAGTGCCTGGGCGAACTGAGAGTCGCTCGCGTCACCAACATCTATTTCACCAGCGACGCTGGTTAGTCAGATTCCGACTGGGAAGAACAGTCTCAGATCACTCCGGGCTTCGGATGACGAAAAGCGGTCATTCACGGTAACAGAGTTGCTTCAAATTGTCCGCAAAACAAGCGCTCCAAATTATTCTAAAGTGCAAAATTCCTTTCCTGCGCTATGATAAACGCGGGTTTGGACACTCGATATATACGATTGGGGCATGACCCCAAATATGGTGAATGCTCGAAAGTTTAGATATACGCGAATTCGCGCTCATAGAGAACGTCAGGGTGGAATGGACTCCTGGCTTGAACATTCTCACCGGTGAAACCGGCGCGGGAAAATCGATCATCATCGATGCACTGAATGCGGTGCTAGGGGGAAAAGCGGGAGCGAGCTTTATTCGCACCGGCGCAGAGAAAGCCTCGATTGAGGCATCTTTCAAAACTAATCCGCTCATTGCAGCCTGGCTGAAAAAGCAAGAGTTAATCGACGAAGAGCTGTCTACACTTGTCGTCAGCCGCGAAATTACAAAGTCCGGCTCCCGCATACGCATCAACGGAACACTCGTCAACAGCGCGATAGTGCAAGAATTATCACAGTTACTTTTGACAATTCATGCGCAGCACGAAGCACGCACATTAATGTCTCCACAGTCACAGCTGGAGATGCTCGACAGCCTGGGCGATCAACCGCACCGAAAATTGTTGGAAAAAGTGCGCACCCTCTGGTCGAGACGCAAAGAGCTGGTTGCGCAAATAAAAGAACTTGACACGACTGAAGATGAACGATTGCGCCGATTGGATTTCATCCGCTTTCAACTGACTGAGTTGAACGAAGCACAGTTAACTGATGCCGACGAAGATGAGGAGCTGAGCAAGCAAAAGAAAGTGCTGGCCAACGTAGCACAGCTCTCCAGCGCCGCCGCTCTCGCTTACGAAGTTTTGATGGGTGGCGAAAGTTCCGACAGCTCAACAATTGATATGTTGCAAACCTCTCTGGCTGAAGTTGAACGAGGCGCCCGTCTGGATCAGGAGCTGAATGAACCGGCCGATCTGCTCAAGCAAAGCCTGGCAAACATTGAAGAAGCGGCTCGCCACCTGCGCCGCTACGGTGCGGGGCTCGACACCGACCCCGAAGCACTTTCCAATGTAGAAGCCAGGCTGGCTGTGCTCGCTTCAATAAAGAGAAAGTATGGTCCTGAACTGACAGACGCAATCGCCAATCAAGCCAGATTAGCGGAAGAAGTAGACAAACTGGAAAACGCTCAGACCGCTACGGAAGGCTTGCAGGAAGAGCTGGCAGCTCTGGATGCAGCCTTAAACGAGAGCGCCTCAGAACTCTCCAACAAACGTCAGAAGCTGGGCAAAAAACTGAGCGAACAGGTGCTTTCCGAACTGATTGACCTGGGCATGGAACGATGCAAATTTGAAATCAAGTTCGACGCGACACCCGAAGTAACCTCGACAGGCGCAGATCGCGCCGAATTTCTGATTGCCCCCAACCCCGGTCAGCCCCTTCTGCCATTAGCAAAAATCGCCTCGGGTGGAGAACTGTCACGGGTTATGCTGGCGGTCAAATCTATTTTTGCCAGTGCTGACGGCGTTTCAACCGTTATCTTCGATGAAATCGACACCGGGCTGAGCGGACGAGTGCTGCAAGCGATGCGGGATAAGCTAGCCAGGCTGGCAAAATCTCACCAGATTCTGTGCATCACCCATCAACCGATCATCGCCTCAGTGGCCGACAACCATATAGAAGTCCAGAAGGAACATTCTAAAGATCTGACGAAGGTTTACGCGCGGCAACTCGACGCGGACCAGAGATTGCGATCGCTCGCATCCATGGCCAGTGGGCAAGAAGACGCAGAAGTGGCTTTAAATTTCGCGCGCTCTCTAATGGAACAAGCCAACCACCTGCGCGCCTGACAACTACCGCAAATTGGCGCCTGATGGGCACTTCGTAACGAAGTTTAAGCTCAAAGCTGCGCCCGAAAAGTCTGTGCAAGCCCGCATGCTAACATTTTAGTTTGCCAACACGGTGGGGCGTCGCCAAGTGGTAAGGCACCTGGTTTTGATCCAGGCATCCATAGGTTCGAATCCTGTCGCCCCAGCGCATGTTTGCCGCTAAAAGAAGTCAGTATCTACACAGTTCCAGAAGGTTATTGAATCATGGAGAAAATCAGGTTAGCCGTTCAAGCTCGCGAAGACAAAACCCCGCGCGCACTCCGACGTGACGGCCTCGTCCCAGCGACCTTGTATGGACCCGGACAAGATTCTGAAAGCGTACAGGTCGATGCCAAAGAATTCAGCCGCCTGCCGGCAGCTGCTTACAGCCACATGATCGAACTTGATTTCGGTACCAAGCAGAAAGTCAACGCAGTTATCAGACACGTACAACGTCGCAATATCAATCACAATTTGATGCATGTCGAGTTCTACAGAGTCAGACTGGACCGCAAACTGACTTTGAGCGTTCCTCTCAAATTTGTGGGCACATCTCAAGCTGTGATCAAAGGCGGACAACTGCAAGAAAACTTCCAGGAAGCCGAAATCGAATCATTGCCTGGCGACATTCCTGATTTCCTGGAAGTAGATCTTTCAATGATCACCGAAATCGAAGGTGCCATCCACTTCTCAGACCTCAAGGTCGCCGACACCATCAAAATCTTGAATCCAGCCGATGAAATTATCGCTAAAGTTGTTGCACCGCGCGCGGTAGCAGAAGGCGGAGCACCTGCAGCAGGAGCCGAAGCGGCACCAGCAGCAGCGGAAGCTCCTGCTCAAGCAGAATAGTCAACAACGGCTGCAAGTTTCTCTGCCATGATTTGTACTTGTCAGTTGATCTGCAAATCATGGTGCTTTAGTCTGGCACGTCACAACATTTAAGCATGCACGTATATGCAGGCGCCCGTCTGCATGGTATGACATAGGTAGGCCTGTCGCTCGCAGGAGATCTCGGTGTCGTATCAAACTCGTTCGCTCAACTTCAGAAAGAGACGTCGCCAGTCAGGCTCCTCCCTGGCCGAATTCGCTCCGGTACTCTTTGTCTTTCTCTTCTTTGCTCTATTCCCACTACTTGACTTGATGGCAGTAGCTGTGGGAACAGCTTCAATTTCTCTGGCAGCTCGGCAGGGCGCGGCGGCAGCTGCAGCCTCGGCTGATTATGGGTCCGGGCTGACAGCCATGGAACGCGATGTCAACCAAGTGCGCAATTCCGGGTTCGGTCACTTCCTCAACCTCAGACCAATTGCAGGGTCAAATGGTTGTGGAGCTGATCTCTGGATCGAAAAAACAGATGTAAGTAGCCCAACATCAATTCAGTTTTGTGGACCAAACAGCAAAGCTCCGCCGCCAATCGACTCAAATGCATTCATCTACGAATACTCTTGCGTCGCCAGCTTTCAGGTAGGACCACTGTGCAACTTGAGCGCAGTGCCCTTTATCGGCAGCGTTCCCGGGCTTGGACCGCCTGCTTCGATCAGATACACAGCCATGGCTGCTGTTGAATATCCAAATGGACTTTCTTCGGGCGCACCGGCGACAGGTTCGTGGGGCGGCCCACCTCCTTAACCGCCTCTATCAGCTTTCTATTTGACACCGTCTGCGGTGCCTGTTAGTTGACTGCCTGGCTCAGGAGTGCGCATAGGCTCACCCGACGCCATCTCTTTCGCTCTCTCTGAGATAGCTGGATTGCCGCCGGTTGTTGCCGGTTGCTGCAATTTTTCGCTCTTCTCACCGATCGGCAAACGCACAGTGAAAGTTGAACCCTTGTTCAATTCACTCTCAAGCTCTATCGTTCCTTTATGGGCTTTGATAATGGTCAGGGCAATGGCCAGTCCCAACCCGGTACCTCCGCCATACAAGCGGCTTCTGGTGCGCGATCTTTCGACGCGGTAAAAGCGATTGAAAATGCGCTGCTGATCAGCGGGAGCGATACCAATACCGGTATCAATGACACGAATGATGGCCTGTCCGTTCGTTGACCGCAGAGTCACAGTCACTTTGCCGCCGGCCTGCGTTGCTTTAATAGCGTTGTTAGTCAAGTTCAAGAACACCTGCTTGAGCTTGTCACCATCTGCAAATACGTAAATTGGCGACTGTGACAGAATGAATTGAACCTCAATCTGCTCGGGCGCAATCACAGTAACAGTATCTTCGACACTGCCAAGCACATCGCGCATATCGACGATTTCTTGCTGATTGATGACAGCCTGTCCGGCATCGGCTCGAGCCAACTGCAACAGGTCTGAGACAAGTCGAATCAGTCTTCCAGACTCGTCCGAGATGGTTTGCAGAGCCTCTCCGAGCAAGTTGGCGTCGATATTCGATCCTCGGCGCAAAAGCAGCTTGGTGTAGCCCTGAATCGATGTAAGGGGAGTTCTCAGCTCATGACTGGCATCTGCAACGAACTGACACTGAATGTTCAAACTCTCTTCCAGTCGGTTTAACAGACGATTGAAAGACTTGCGCAGCTCGGATGTCTCAGTCGGTTCGTTCGGGTCTGTATCCAGACGCTGACGAATATCCATGTTGACGAGCTTTTCAGTGGCCTGCAAGAGCTGATTGATAGGCTGAAGCATCACTCCAGCCAGAAGCCAGTTGACGAGAAAGAGGACAGGTAGGAGCGGAATGTAAAAGAACGCCTCGAAGATATTGCCAGACATGCCGCCCAGGGCGTTGGCAACGATAATGTGACAAATAGCGATAGGGATAATGCCGGAAATCGACATAACAAGCGCCATTCGCGCTCTCATCGACTTCCACCACTCGTGCTTACCCATTGTTCCTACCGAACCTTCAATCGGAATGCCAGCTCGCGCTTCAGCGGCCAGGTATATCCGCTGGACCGCCAGTTTAGCAATAAGAGTAGTATTTTACATCTGAAAACCCGCTTTTCGACGCTTTTCAAGAAGAAGGGCAGAATTTTAATTGGCACCACGAAGTTCCAGATCATCTGGTCCGGGCAATTGGCACCACGACGTGCCCGATCAATGGCTCCACTTAATTGGCACCACCAACGGTGCGCGTGGCATCGGCTTACTTGCTTAATAGCGTGGAAAGCCAGGCATCATGATTCTTTCCATTAGTGACGATACAACTGCCAGTGTAAATTGATTGACCGCCGCTGAGATCGGAATACTTTCCGCCACACTCCTCAATGAGGATCTTCATCGGCGCAAGATCCCAGGGTTTCACACCAATTTCGACGTGCGCTTCTGCCTTGCCCTCGAATACATAGGCGAATCCAAGGTAGTCACCAAAGCCTCGCTGGCGAGCCGTACTCTCGATCAATTTTGTAAACCCTGGCCAATAACCTTCAGCGAGAATGCGATTAGCGCCGCCGAAAGAAAATTGCGATTGAGCAAACTCTTTGTTGTCCGAAACTTTCAGACGCATACCGTTTTTGAAGGCGCCGCGCCCCTTTTCTGCCCAGTACATGTCGTTCATACCGGGTGCCGATACGACACCAAGAACCACCTCTCCATCAATTTCAAGAGCAAGTAGCGTGGCAAAAAAGGGGATGCCGCGGGCAAACCCATAAGTGCCGTCAATAGGATCAACAATCCATTTACGTTTTTTACCATCGGTCGGTGCACCCGCCGACTCCCCCTCTTCTTCACCAAGAATGGCGTCATTGGGAAACCTTGATGCAATCGCCTGGCGGATGATGCGCTCGCACTCCTTGTCAGCCGCCGTTACAGGACTGCCGTCATCCTTTTCGGTAGTAGCGATACCTTCGATGAAGCATGGCAGAGCGACCCGAGAAGCCTGCTCGCATATGTCAAGCGCAAAAACCAGCTCGGCGCTGAAGGCGTCAAGCAGCGGCAACGGGCCACTTTCTCTTTCCATTTTTCACATCCTTACATGCAAATGTGGTTGTTCCGAATTCATGACGCAAAAGGAACTCCCGCGACAGATGTCTCGGGAGCTCCTAAGTAGATCATGGTCATCAGAATAGAGCCAGTGAAGGCGACTACTTGTTGTTTAGAACAAGTACTCGTAAATGCCGCGGAGACCGCGTCCAACACCAACCACAATGTCTCTACCGTCAATAAATGTGCCCTTGACCAAACGCTCATAAAGGAAACCTTTCTGGCGTTCAGCATAAGCGAGGCGCATGTCTTGTTCGATGTTTTTATCTTCGACCAACTTCATGCGTGCTTCGAGTGAATCGACGCGCGCTTTGAGCGCATTCAATTCGCCTCTGAACTCATCCAACAAAGCTGCGAACTTTTCCAAGTCTGCTTTATCTGCTTTGGTAGCGAGTCTTTCAGTAATACACTGCTCGTATTTGTATAGAGCAGCTGCTAGTTCAAAACGTGTTGCGGATTTTTGTCCGCGGAATGTTCTGTCCGGATAACCCACGAGAACGTGGCACGGATTGTTTACAAGCTCCTTGAGAGCATTGTAGGCCCATTCGTTTCCTACAACGTCTGTCAACTCACTCACGTTGGTAGCGCCTTGTGCGCTAGCCGGAGCTACGTTGATCAAGGTGCTAGCACTTACGGCAACTAGTCCAGTAAGTAACGCTGCAAACCCCTTTTTCATCTTAGTAATCACTCCCTTGCAATGACCCGATCTAACGTCCGCCATCATAGCCTAAATGTTCCATAGCAACGTAGACTTAAAACCCCCATTTTTGTTCCGACAAAAAACAAGTCACTAAAAGGCGCATGTACAGCTGCAAAACGGATTCTTAAATAACGTTAACATTTTAACATTTGGTCGCCCAAAATATATCTTTTGTCGATCCCCGAAAGACCGTTCCCTACTCGCTTCATGGCAACCGGCTTATCAAGAACTCAGCCCCGCGAGTGACATGTGTAATTATCAGACGTGTGACGAATAGTCTAAATTGAGTGCGTCAAATTCAAGCCACCAAAAGTAGTGCAGTTGCCTGCATAACGCCGTTCAAAGGTATCGAATATGGTGCCCAAGAGGAGCGCTTCAAACCGCCTCATGACAACATCGACTACAGATACATTTCCTCAACCTGTCTTATGTAAATCCGCAAAATGCAGCAAGGTACAGCCACACACAGGCAATTTCCTGGCAACGAGAGATGTAAAACCGGAATGTGCCCAGAAGCAACCCGGCAGACTGACCAGGAACCTACAACCAGTCAAGTTGGCTCTTTGCATGCGACAATGAGTACAACGAGGAAGGAAATATATGGATCTAAGAATCGCTCATCTTTACGCTCATTTTCTGAATATCTACGGTGATCGTGGAAATATCATCACGATGGTCCAGAGGGCGAGATGGCGTGGCATTAACGCCACAGTTCAGCCAATCGGGCTGGGTGAAAAAATCG
This window harbors:
- a CDS encoding type II toxin-antitoxin system PemK/MazF family toxin, translating into MQSYKKGDVVLVSYPTMVDGVTRNKRRPGVIVSNDYNNARLDDVLLIPLTSSPSRDADDFCVCVRTDSDEGRAAGLRLDSVIDCTVIATIPKTLLVAKIGEFSEPILERIDDCIKRNIVQFGDDDNFAGTMVPCSK
- the recN gene encoding DNA repair protein RecN, whose protein sequence is MLESLDIREFALIENVRVEWTPGLNILTGETGAGKSIIIDALNAVLGGKAGASFIRTGAEKASIEASFKTNPLIAAWLKKQELIDEELSTLVVSREITKSGSRIRINGTLVNSAIVQELSQLLLTIHAQHEARTLMSPQSQLEMLDSLGDQPHRKLLEKVRTLWSRRKELVAQIKELDTTEDERLRRLDFIRFQLTELNEAQLTDADEDEELSKQKKVLANVAQLSSAAALAYEVLMGGESSDSSTIDMLQTSLAEVERGARLDQELNEPADLLKQSLANIEEAARHLRRYGAGLDTDPEALSNVEARLAVLASIKRKYGPELTDAIANQARLAEEVDKLENAQTATEGLQEELAALDAALNESASELSNKRQKLGKKLSEQVLSELIDLGMERCKFEIKFDATPEVTSTGADRAEFLIAPNPGQPLLPLAKIASGGELSRVMLAVKSIFASADGVSTVIFDEIDTGLSGRVLQAMRDKLARLAKSHQILCITHQPIIASVADNHIEVQKEHSKDLTKVYARQLDADQRLRSLASMASGQEDAEVALNFARSLMEQANHLRA
- a CDS encoding 50S ribosomal protein L25 — its product is MEKIRLAVQAREDKTPRALRRDGLVPATLYGPGQDSESVQVDAKEFSRLPAAAYSHMIELDFGTKQKVNAVIRHVQRRNINHNLMHVEFYRVRLDRKLTLSVPLKFVGTSQAVIKGGQLQENFQEAEIESLPGDIPDFLEVDLSMITEIEGAIHFSDLKVADTIKILNPADEIIAKVVAPRAVAEGGAPAAGAEAAPAAAEAPAQAE
- a CDS encoding HAMP domain-containing histidine kinase — encoded protein: MGKHEWWKSMRARMALVMSISGIIPIAICHIIVANALGGMSGNIFEAFFYIPLLPVLFLVNWLLAGVMLQPINQLLQATEKLVNMDIRQRLDTDPNEPTETSELRKSFNRLLNRLEESLNIQCQFVADASHELRTPLTSIQGYTKLLLRRGSNIDANLLGEALQTISDESGRLIRLVSDLLQLARADAGQAVINQQEIVDMRDVLGSVEDTVTVIAPEQIEVQFILSQSPIYVFADGDKLKQVFLNLTNNAIKATQAGGKVTVTLRSTNGQAIIRVIDTGIGIAPADQQRIFNRFYRVERSRTRSRLYGGGTGLGLAIALTIIKAHKGTIELESELNKGSTFTVRLPIGEKSEKLQQPATTGGNPAISERAKEMASGEPMRTPEPGSQLTGTADGVK
- a CDS encoding inositol monophosphatase, encoding MERESGPLPLLDAFSAELVFALDICEQASRVALPCFIEGIATTEKDDGSPVTAADKECERIIRQAIASRFPNDAILGEEEGESAGAPTDGKKRKWIVDPIDGTYGFARGIPFFATLLALEIDGEVVLGVVSAPGMNDMYWAEKGRGAFKNGMRLKVSDNKEFAQSQFSFGGANRILAEGYWPGFTKLIESTARQRGFGDYLGFAYVFEGKAEAHVEIGVKPWDLAPMKILIEECGGKYSDLSGGQSIYTGSCIVTNGKNHDAWLSTLLSK